A region of the Herpetosiphon gulosus genome:
CCGTGCCAGTGCGTTCACGCGAGCGAACGGTCGGCGTAATTCAGGCGGTCAATAAGCGTAATGGCCCGTTTACCGAGCACGATTTGCGCACGCTCTCGATGCTCGCCAACCAAGCGGCGATCTCGATTGAAAATGCCAATCTTTATACCAAACTCAAAGAAGAACGTGATCGCTTGATTCGTAAAGAAGAAGAAGTGCGCCATCAAATCAATCGCGATCTGCACGATGGGCCAACGCAATCGGTCGCGGCAATTGCCATGAACATCGAGTTTATCAAAAAATTAATGCAGGCCATGCCCGAGCGCGTCGAAGATGAGCTTAATTCATTAGCGGCCTTGGTCAAAAAAACCTACCAAGAATTACGGACTCTGCTGTTTGAGCTACGTCCGTTGGGCCTCGAAACTCAAGGCTTGGTAGCAACCTTGCACGAATACGCCAGCAAATTCCGTGATCCATCGGGGATGCAAGTGCGTTTTACGCCTGGCAATTTCCTTGGTCGTTTGGCCCCGCAAACTGCCGCCGCCACCTTTATGATTATCCAAGAAGCGGTCAATAATGCTCGCAAACATGCCAAAGCCTCGATGGTCTGGATTGAGCTTTTTCAAGATCATGAGCGCCATATGTTGACGGCGGTTGTGCGTGATAGTGGCATTGGCTTCGATCTCAAGAGCATCACGACTTCGTATGAGGAACGTGGCTCGTTTGGGTTGTTGAATATGGGCGAACGGGCAACCCTGGCGGGCGGCTCCTGCGAGATTCGTTCATCGGCAGGCGAAGGTACGCAGATTATCATTCGAGTGCCCATGTTGGTTGAAGAAATGGATGAGTAAGACTATCGTTCAATCCTAGATTTCCAAGATCGATTGACGATCACCATCCTTCCATCCCTTCGCCGGAGGGAAACGCAGAGGGATGAAAACCCTTACGGGGGTAGGTTTTTAATAATGATCTCCGTTCCCTCACCCCAACCCCTCTCCCACTGCGGTGGGCGAGGGGCATTCCATACGTCATGCTGAGCTGTTTCCCCTCGCCTCGCGTGCGGGAGAGGGGGTCAGGGGGTGAGGGCATGGCAATTGTTGGTAGTTATCCATCTATCGATGAACTATGGGATCATTGGCTTATAGCGGAATCTGCTAAAGCCATTTGCTTGGTAGCAGCGATGGATTATTTTGGTAATGTAATCATCATCGTCGTGCCAGTGCCCACCTGGCTCTGGGTCTCAATTGTGCCATTGTGGGCTTGAATTAGTGCTTGGGCAATTGATAAACCAAGCCCATTGCCCCGTCCGCCAGCAATCCGAGCGCTATCAACGCGATAAAAACGCTCGAAAATATGCTTGAGATGTTTCGGCTCAATGCCATTGCCAGTATCGATTACGCTAATTTGATAGCTAGCCTGCTTGCGTTCAGCATGAATAACCACGCTCCCACCACGCGGCGTATGGGCAATTGCATTATCGAGCAAAATTAACAAAACTTGGCGCAAGCGGGTGCGATCAGCCTTGATCTGGCCCTCAGCATGGGCCACACGTATCTCCACCCCAGCATCTTGAGCCAAGCGCCCAGCATCTTTGGCCACATCCTGGCATAACTCGGCCAGATCGATAGTTTCACGCTGGAGATGGGTTTTGGCAGCATCAAGCCGTGAGAGCAACAGCAAATCTTCGACCAAACGCGCCATGTGATAGGTTTCGGCCAAAATATCTTCAAGCAATTCTTGTTGCTCAGCAGGGTCAGTCGATTCGCGCAGGGCAATTTCGCTGCTGGCTCGCATCAAGGTCAGCGGGGCACGCAATTCATGGCTGGCATTGGCGATAAAGGCTTGTTGGCGCTCCCAAGCTTGTTGGGCTGGCCGCAATGATCGCCCTGCCAACCACCAACCAAACCAGCCCAAAACTACCACGCTGCCAGCCCATAAGGCAACCAAGCCTTTTAACAACGTGCTTAACGCCGCTTCTTGCTCGTTGAGCACTCGTCCAACCTGTAAAAAAGCAGGGCCATCGCTCCGCGTTAATTTCTCGGTCAACAAAGCGACTTGGGTCCCATCAGCCAAGTTGATCGTGCGTAAATCAAGTTTGCCAGCCTTGGCCGCCTCAATCGCTGCTTGATCAGGCTGAATTGGCGGATTCCACGGATTTGGGTTGAAGACTTGGCCGTTTTGGTCGATGGTAAAAACGAAGGTGCTAGCCAATGTTCCATTATCAACTGGCCGTTCATCGGGCAATTGCTGTGGGCGATAGGCTTGCAAGGCGGGTGGCAAGGGCGCTGCCAATTGCTCAAACTCCAAGGTCATACGTTCGAGCAAGGCCCGTTCGGTAGCAAAGCGAAAATAACGCACAGTCATCCAATAGACACTGCCACCAACCGCTGCTAGCAAAAGCAAGGCGGTGCAAGCATAAATTAAGGTTAATCGCCAGCGTAATCGATTAAGCATAGTCGCTCACCCAACGATAGCCAACCCCGCGCACGGTTTGGATGGGGTCGCGTTTGGCTGGTTGTTCAAGTTTGCGCCGCAGATACGAAATATAGACATCGACCATCGAAGGCTGCACATCACGCTCATACGACCAAACATAATCGAGCAATTGTTGGCGGCTCAGAGCTTGGTTGCTATTGCGAATCAAACATTCAAGCAAATTCCATTCGGTGGCGGTTAAATCGAGCTGCTGATTGGCTCGCCGCGCAGTATGAGCACGCAGATCAAGCACAATCTCGCCTGAGCGTAATTCTTCGCTGCTCAGATTGCTGTTGAAGCGCCGCCCCAAGGCTCGTACTCGTGCCAATAATTCCTCAAAGGCAAACGGCTTGCTCAAATAATCATCGGCTCCGCTATCCAAGCCCGTAACTCGATCTTCGATTTGGCTACGAGCCGTCAATAAAAGCAAACTAGTGGTGAGTTTGGCGGCGCGAATTGCCCGACAAATGCTGGGGCCATCGCGCTCAGGCAACATCCAATCGATCACCGCTACATCGTACATGCCATGCAGCGCCATATCCAAGCCACTATCGCCCTCGTAGGCCAGATCGACCTGATGATGCTCGTCGCGCAATGCTCGCTCGATCAAACGGGCTAATTTGCGATCATCTTCAATTAACAACACCCGCATGCTGGTTCCTTCGCATAATCTTGGTTGATGCAGCCAGTTTAGTCTAATAATTAATTCTTGGAAGATTCTTGGAAAATTCACAGGCTTCGTCAAGAATATTCCAAGAATCTGTTGCTATGCTTGGGTCAGTTATTCAAACAGGAGGCTCTGATGAAACCCAAGTTTGCACTTTTACTTGCCGCCGTACTCACAACCTTTGTTTTGGCGATTGTGGTTGGCGTAGTTCGTTCGTTGGCGCAGCCGAGCCCAATTGAATTGGCCGCAGATATGGATAACACTGTACCAAATATGCTCAGCGATAGTGATGTGCAGGCCACTGCGACGGCCAATGATCAAGCCTATCAACAACAATTATTGGAAGCCAGCCAACGAATTGAAGAAGCCAACCGCACGATCGACGAGGCCAATGCCCGTTTGCAAGAGCCAATTGTGGTGCGCGAGCCTGCTCCGGCGCAACAACCAGTTGCACAAGTGCCAGCCGCCCAACCTGTTTCGCAAGCTCCGGCTCAGCCAACCCAGGCTCCGGTCGAACGCTCAAATGCGCCGCAATATGCTATTTCGCCCGATCAAGCTGGACAATTGGCTTTGGCTGCTGCCCCTGGAGCCAGTTTGTTGACCACACCAGAGTTAGTTAATTATGCTGGTACTCCTGCCTACGAAGCCCGACTGGATCGCGGCTTGGTTTATATCGATGCGAATACTGGCGCGGTTTTGGCCAATACGGCGGTTGCACCGCCAACTCAAGCGCCTGCGCCAACCAACGCACCAGCGCCAAGCACGATTTCGCCCGATGTTGCTGCAAGTGCGGCGGTGGCCTACCTTGGTGGCGGCACGGTCGTCAAGGTCGAGTTGGAAGAAGAACATGGCGCATTGGTCTATGAAGTGCGCTTTACCAATGATAGTCGCGTCTATGTCGATGCCTACAGCGGCAGTGTGGTCTATGCCAAAATTGAGTCCGGCGGTAGCGATGATAGCGGCGGTAGCGA
Encoded here:
- a CDS encoding response regulator transcription factor, which encodes MRVLLIEDDRKLARLIERALRDEHHQVDLAYEGDSGLDMALHGMYDVAVIDWMLPERDGPSICRAIRAAKLTTSLLLLTARSQIEDRVTGLDSGADDYLSKPFAFEELLARVRALGRRFNSNLSSEELRSGEIVLDLRAHTARRANQQLDLTATEWNLLECLIRNSNQALSRQQLLDYVWSYERDVQPSMVDVYISYLRRKLEQPAKRDPIQTVRGVGYRWVSDYA
- a CDS encoding PepSY domain-containing protein, with translation MKPKFALLLAAVLTTFVLAIVVGVVRSLAQPSPIELAADMDNTVPNMLSDSDVQATATANDQAYQQQLLEASQRIEEANRTIDEANARLQEPIVVREPAPAQQPVAQVPAAQPVSQAPAQPTQAPVERSNAPQYAISPDQAGQLALAAAPGASLLTTPELVNYAGTPAYEARLDRGLVYIDANTGAVLANTAVAPPTQAPAPTNAPAPSTISPDVAASAAVAYLGGGTVVKVELEEEHGALVYEVRFTNDSRVYVDAYSGSVVYAKIESGGSDDSGGSDDSNDDSNDDHGGGDDHKDDDKKDDDDKKDDDN
- a CDS encoding ATP-binding protein, yielding MLNRLRWRLTLIYACTALLLLAAVGGSVYWMTVRYFRFATERALLERMTLEFEQLAAPLPPALQAYRPQQLPDERPVDNGTLASTFVFTIDQNGQVFNPNPWNPPIQPDQAAIEAAKAGKLDLRTINLADGTQVALLTEKLTRSDGPAFLQVGRVLNEQEAALSTLLKGLVALWAGSVVVLGWFGWWLAGRSLRPAQQAWERQQAFIANASHELRAPLTLMRASSEIALRESTDPAEQQELLEDILAETYHMARLVEDLLLLSRLDAAKTHLQRETIDLAELCQDVAKDAGRLAQDAGVEIRVAHAEGQIKADRTRLRQVLLILLDNAIAHTPRGGSVVIHAERKQASYQISVIDTGNGIEPKHLKHIFERFYRVDSARIAGGRGNGLGLSIAQALIQAHNGTIETQSQVGTGTTMMITLPK
- a CDS encoding GAF domain-containing sensor histidine kinase — translated: MPSITLDAQRWQTFSQLLTATAYQNPQDLLDSFLQRLIEFWPAQAGALLYIDPLNAPFSLEHGELPADGHEMIEQARSVFERTTGGEQDLGVYGINDELALVELTLRSGDDEVGLLHLIVSADRVSPENEGELALLLVGVAGGAADRVALLNTTRSELDEMNLLYQVSQSIASDIDLRSLLRTIIEKVTQIVDSESASLLLVDEVHKELYFETPSNNSQELRSYRMPMDQGFAGWVVTHGQGLIVDDPQNDARFYRQVDSDISHQTRNILTVPVRSRERTVGVIQAVNKRNGPFTEHDLRTLSMLANQAAISIENANLYTKLKEERDRLIRKEEEVRHQINRDLHDGPTQSVAAIAMNIEFIKKLMQAMPERVEDELNSLAALVKKTYQELRTLLFELRPLGLETQGLVATLHEYASKFRDPSGMQVRFTPGNFLGRLAPQTAAATFMIIQEAVNNARKHAKASMVWIELFQDHERHMLTAVVRDSGIGFDLKSITTSYEERGSFGLLNMGERATLAGGSCEIRSSAGEGTQIIIRVPMLVEEMDE